The Brassica napus cultivar Da-Ae chromosome C7, Da-Ae, whole genome shotgun sequence genome has a segment encoding these proteins:
- the LOC106368873 gene encoding pentatricopeptide repeat-containing protein At2g17140 isoform X1 yields MEQSGTLAKALLKNMNNPRLAWRLYKRIFSSPSQESHATSLSAAPTIARILVKAQMQQEIDELHSLILSSSLPNAKASSFLSVVSIFAKSNHIDKAFSQFQFVRSQFPKKGPGIYLYNVLLEGCIKERRVDFVSWLYKDMVISRIAPQTYTFNLLIRALCDSSCVDAARELFDEMPEKGCNPNEFTFGILVRGYCKVGLPDKGLQLLNSMESFGVLPNKVVYNTIVSSFCKEGRNDDSEKLVEKMRGNGLVPDIVTFNARISALCKEGKVLDASRIFRDMELDEYLGLPRPNSITYNLMLKGFCKVGMLEEAKTLFESIIGNDDLSSLQSYNIWLQGLVRHGKFIEAETVLKQMIDKGIWPSIYSYNILMDGLCKLGMLSDANAIVGLMKRNGVSPDSVTYGCLLHGYCSVGKVDAAKSLLQEMMRNKCMPNAYTCNILLHSLWKMGRMSEAEELLRKMNEKGYGLDTVTCNIIVDGLCGSGELDKAIEIVKGMRVHGSAALGNLGNSYVGLVDDSMIENNCLPDLITYSTLLNGLCKAGRFAEAKKLFAEMMGEKLQPDSVAYNIFIHHFCKQGKVSSAFCVLKDMEKKGCHKSLETYNSLILGLGIQNQIFEIHGLMDEMKEKGISPNICTYNTAIKYLCEGGKVEDATNLLDEMMQKNVTPNVFSFKYLIGAFCKVPDFDMAQEVFETAVSICGQKKVLYSLMFNELLAAGQLLKATELLETVLDRGFELGEFLYKDLIESLCKKDELEVASGILHRMIDKGYGFDPAALMPVIDGLGKMGNKKEANEFAEKMMEMASVGEVANKVDPNARDLQQKKHNKYGGNSWQNILHRDDGSGIALKSLTRVKKGWGQGDISSFQPPRVDYLDYWEDDE; encoded by the exons ATGGAACAATCCGGTACACTAGCGAAGGCCTTGTTGAAGAACATGAACAATCCGAGATTAGCATGGAGACTCTACAAGAGAatcttctcttctccttcacAAGAGAGCCACGCCACATCTCTATCCGCAGCACCCACCATTGCTCGTATCCTCGTCAAAGCCCAAATGCAACAAGAAATCGACGAGCTTCACAGCCTCATCCTCTCCTCATCGCTTCCAAACGCGAAAGCCTCATCCTTTCTTTCCGTCGTCTCCATCTTCGCGAAATCGAATCACATCGACAAAGCATTCTCTCAATTCCAATTCGTCCGGTCTCAGTTCCCTAAGAAGGGTCCCGGAATCTATTTGTATAATGTGTTGCTTGAAGGTTGCATCAAGGAGAGGCGTGTGGATTTCGTTTCGTGGTTGTATAAGGATATGGTGATCTCTCGGATTGCTCCGCAGACTTATACGTTCAATCTCTTGATCCGTGCTTTGTGTGATTCAAGTTGTGTGGACGCTGCACGTGAGTTGTTCGACGAAATGCCTGAGAAAGGTTGTAACCCAAATGAGTTCACTTTCGGGATATTGGTTCGTGGGTATTGTAAAGTTGGTCTCCCTGATAAAGGGCTACAGTTGTTGAATTCAATGGAGAGTTTTGGGGTTTTGCCCAATAAGGTCGTGTATAATACCATTGTTTCGAGTTTCTGTAAAGAAGGTAGGAACGATGATTCTGAGAAGCTGGTTGAGAAGATGAGAGGGAATGGTTTGGTTCCTGATATTGTGACTTTTAATGCTAGGATCTCGGCACTTTGTAAAGAAGGAAAAGTTCTTGACGCGTCTAGGATTTTCAGGGATATGGAGTTGGATGAGTATCTGGGTCTTCCTCGTCCCAATAGCATAACGTACAACTTGATGCTGAAAGGATTCTGCAAGGTAGGGATGCTGGAAGAAGCTAAGACCCTCTTTGAGTCGATCATAGGAAATGATGATCTTAGTAGTTTGCAGAGTTACAATATTTGGTTGCAGGGATTGGTCAGGCATGGGAAGTTTATAGAGGCTGAAACAGTCCTTAAGCAGATGATTGATAAGGGGATATGGCCAAGTATATATTCTTACAATATCTTGATGGATGGATTGTGTAAATTGGGCATGCTGTCCGATGCAAATGCTATCGTTGGCTTAATGAAAAGAAATGGTGTCTCCCCAGATTCTGTAACTTATGGATGTCTTCTACATGGTTACTGCAGTGTCGGGAAAGTTGACGCAGCTAAAAGCCTATTGCAGGAGATGATGAGGAATAAGTGCATGCCGAATGCTTATACGTGTAATATTTTGCTCCATAGCCTTTGGAAGATGGGGAGAATGTCTGAAGCGGAAGAGTTGCTGCGAAAGATGAATGAAAAGGGCTATGGACTAGATACTGTCACCTGCAACATTATAGTTGATGGACTCTGTGGAAGTGGCGAATTAGACAAAGCTATTGAGATAGTTAAGGGAATGCGGGTGCATGGAAGTGCTGCTCTTGGTAACCTAGGAAATTCATATGTGGGACTGGTGGATGACAGCATGATCGAGAACAATTGCTTGCCTGACCTGATCACTTATTCAACTTTGCTTAATGGTTTGTGCAAAGCCGGAAGGTTCGCTGAAGCAAAGAAGTTGTTTGCTGAGATGATGGGAGAGAAACTGCAACCGGACTCTGTGGCATACAACATCTTCATCCATCATTTCTGCAAACAGGGGAAAGTATCATCTGCATTTTGCGTTCTCAAAGATATGGAGAAGAAAGGTTGTCATAAGAGCTTAGAGACTTATAACTCACTGATCCTAGGCTTAGGCATACAAAATCAGATATTTGAAATTCACGGATTGATGGATGAGATGAAAGAAAAGGGCATTTCTCCTAATATCTGCACCTACAATACCGCAATTAAGTATCTTTGCGAGGGAGGAAAAGTTGAAGATGCAACTAACCTCTTAGATGAAATGATGCAGAAGAACGTAACCCCAAATGTCTTTTCCTTCAAATATTTAATTGGAGCGTTCTGTAAGGTCCCGGACTTTGACATGGCTCAAGAAGTTTTTGAGACTGCTGTAAGTATCTGTGGACAAAAGAAAGTCCTTTACAGCTTGATGTTCAATGAGTTACTTGCTGCAGGGCAACTCTTAAAGGCCACAGAGTTGCTTGAAACTGTTTTAGATAGAGGTTTTGAGTTGGGGGAATTTCTATATAAAGATCTTATTGAGAGCTTATGTAAGAAGGATGAGCTAGAAGTAGCTAGTGGAATTTTGCATAGGATGATAGATAAAGGATACGGGTTTGACCCAGCAGCATTGATGCCTGTGATAGATGGCTTAGGTAAGATGGGAAATAAGAAAGAGGCAAATGAATTTGCCGAGAAGATGATGGAAATGGCTTCAGTTGGTGAAGTAGCAAACAAAGTCGATCCAAATGCGAGGGATTTACAACAGAAAAAGCATAATAAATATGGTGGAAATAGCTGGCAGAACATACTGCACAG AGATGACGGCAGTGGAATTGCACTAAAATCTCTGACAAGGGTTAAAAAAGGATGGGGTCAGGGGGATATATCAAGCTTTCAGCCTCCGAGAGTTGACTACTTAGACTACTGGGAGGATGATGAGTAG
- the LOC106368873 gene encoding pentatricopeptide repeat-containing protein At2g17140 isoform X2, with product MEQSGTLAKALLKNMNNPRLAWRLYKRIFSSPSQESHATSLSAAPTIARILVKAQMQQEIDELHSLILSSSLPNAKASSFLSVVSIFAKSNHIDKAFSQFQFVRSQFPKKGPGIYLYNVLLEGCIKERRVDFVSWLYKDMVISRIAPQTYTFNLLIRALCDSSCVDAARELFDEMPEKGCNPNEFTFGILVRGYCKVGLPDKGLQLLNSMESFGVLPNKVVYNTIVSSFCKEGRNDDSEKLVEKMRGNGLVPDIVTFNARISALCKEGKVLDASRIFRDMELDEYLGLPRPNSITYNLMLKGFCKVGMLEEAKTLFESIIGNDDLSSLQSYNIWLQGLVRHGKFIEAETVLKQMIDKGIWPSIYSYNILMDGLCKLGMLSDANAIVGLMKRNGVSPDSVTYGCLLHGYCSVGKVDAAKSLLQEMMRNKCMPNAYTCNILLHSLWKMGRMSEAEELLRKMNEKGYGLDTVTCNIIVDGLCGSGELDKAIEIVKGMRVHGSAALGNLGNSYVGLVDDSMIENNCLPDLITYSTLLNGLCKAGRFAEAKKLFAEMMGEKLQPDSVAYNIFIHHFCKQGKVSSAFCVLKDMEKKGCHKSLETYNSLILGLGIQNQIFEIHGLMDEMKEKGISPNICTYNTAIKYLCEGGKVEDATNLLDEMMQKNVTPNVFSFKYLIGAFCKVPDFDMAQEVFETAVSICGQKKVLYSLMFNELLAAGQLLKATELLETVLDRGFELGEFLYKDLIESLCKKDELEVASGILHRMIDKGYGFDPAALMPVIDGLGKMGNKKEANEFAEKMMEMASVGEVANKVDPNARDLQQKKHNKYGGNSWQNILHRIWSKHS from the exons ATGGAACAATCCGGTACACTAGCGAAGGCCTTGTTGAAGAACATGAACAATCCGAGATTAGCATGGAGACTCTACAAGAGAatcttctcttctccttcacAAGAGAGCCACGCCACATCTCTATCCGCAGCACCCACCATTGCTCGTATCCTCGTCAAAGCCCAAATGCAACAAGAAATCGACGAGCTTCACAGCCTCATCCTCTCCTCATCGCTTCCAAACGCGAAAGCCTCATCCTTTCTTTCCGTCGTCTCCATCTTCGCGAAATCGAATCACATCGACAAAGCATTCTCTCAATTCCAATTCGTCCGGTCTCAGTTCCCTAAGAAGGGTCCCGGAATCTATTTGTATAATGTGTTGCTTGAAGGTTGCATCAAGGAGAGGCGTGTGGATTTCGTTTCGTGGTTGTATAAGGATATGGTGATCTCTCGGATTGCTCCGCAGACTTATACGTTCAATCTCTTGATCCGTGCTTTGTGTGATTCAAGTTGTGTGGACGCTGCACGTGAGTTGTTCGACGAAATGCCTGAGAAAGGTTGTAACCCAAATGAGTTCACTTTCGGGATATTGGTTCGTGGGTATTGTAAAGTTGGTCTCCCTGATAAAGGGCTACAGTTGTTGAATTCAATGGAGAGTTTTGGGGTTTTGCCCAATAAGGTCGTGTATAATACCATTGTTTCGAGTTTCTGTAAAGAAGGTAGGAACGATGATTCTGAGAAGCTGGTTGAGAAGATGAGAGGGAATGGTTTGGTTCCTGATATTGTGACTTTTAATGCTAGGATCTCGGCACTTTGTAAAGAAGGAAAAGTTCTTGACGCGTCTAGGATTTTCAGGGATATGGAGTTGGATGAGTATCTGGGTCTTCCTCGTCCCAATAGCATAACGTACAACTTGATGCTGAAAGGATTCTGCAAGGTAGGGATGCTGGAAGAAGCTAAGACCCTCTTTGAGTCGATCATAGGAAATGATGATCTTAGTAGTTTGCAGAGTTACAATATTTGGTTGCAGGGATTGGTCAGGCATGGGAAGTTTATAGAGGCTGAAACAGTCCTTAAGCAGATGATTGATAAGGGGATATGGCCAAGTATATATTCTTACAATATCTTGATGGATGGATTGTGTAAATTGGGCATGCTGTCCGATGCAAATGCTATCGTTGGCTTAATGAAAAGAAATGGTGTCTCCCCAGATTCTGTAACTTATGGATGTCTTCTACATGGTTACTGCAGTGTCGGGAAAGTTGACGCAGCTAAAAGCCTATTGCAGGAGATGATGAGGAATAAGTGCATGCCGAATGCTTATACGTGTAATATTTTGCTCCATAGCCTTTGGAAGATGGGGAGAATGTCTGAAGCGGAAGAGTTGCTGCGAAAGATGAATGAAAAGGGCTATGGACTAGATACTGTCACCTGCAACATTATAGTTGATGGACTCTGTGGAAGTGGCGAATTAGACAAAGCTATTGAGATAGTTAAGGGAATGCGGGTGCATGGAAGTGCTGCTCTTGGTAACCTAGGAAATTCATATGTGGGACTGGTGGATGACAGCATGATCGAGAACAATTGCTTGCCTGACCTGATCACTTATTCAACTTTGCTTAATGGTTTGTGCAAAGCCGGAAGGTTCGCTGAAGCAAAGAAGTTGTTTGCTGAGATGATGGGAGAGAAACTGCAACCGGACTCTGTGGCATACAACATCTTCATCCATCATTTCTGCAAACAGGGGAAAGTATCATCTGCATTTTGCGTTCTCAAAGATATGGAGAAGAAAGGTTGTCATAAGAGCTTAGAGACTTATAACTCACTGATCCTAGGCTTAGGCATACAAAATCAGATATTTGAAATTCACGGATTGATGGATGAGATGAAAGAAAAGGGCATTTCTCCTAATATCTGCACCTACAATACCGCAATTAAGTATCTTTGCGAGGGAGGAAAAGTTGAAGATGCAACTAACCTCTTAGATGAAATGATGCAGAAGAACGTAACCCCAAATGTCTTTTCCTTCAAATATTTAATTGGAGCGTTCTGTAAGGTCCCGGACTTTGACATGGCTCAAGAAGTTTTTGAGACTGCTGTAAGTATCTGTGGACAAAAGAAAGTCCTTTACAGCTTGATGTTCAATGAGTTACTTGCTGCAGGGCAACTCTTAAAGGCCACAGAGTTGCTTGAAACTGTTTTAGATAGAGGTTTTGAGTTGGGGGAATTTCTATATAAAGATCTTATTGAGAGCTTATGTAAGAAGGATGAGCTAGAAGTAGCTAGTGGAATTTTGCATAGGATGATAGATAAAGGATACGGGTTTGACCCAGCAGCATTGATGCCTGTGATAGATGGCTTAGGTAAGATGGGAAATAAGAAAGAGGCAAATGAATTTGCCGAGAAGATGATGGAAATGGCTTCAGTTGGTGAAGTAGCAAACAAAGTCGATCCAAATGCGAGGGATTTACAACAGAAAAAGCATAATAAATATGGTGGAAATAGCTGGCAGAACATACTGCACAG GATTTGGAGTAAGCATTCAT AG